Genomic window (Lycium ferocissimum isolate CSIRO_LF1 unplaced genomic scaffold, AGI_CSIRO_Lferr_CH_V1 ctg8147, whole genome shotgun sequence):
ctttgtccggagcccatattttggtatgaCTTTTTCGTTGTTTATGTATTTATCTGTTatggggtacgacggggccccgtcccgtcatatgattatgtttttgtttcgtaggtccgtagacatgtggtgtgggttctgtaaaTGCTCGTGAGTGTTGCGTATGATTATGGCTTATCTATGTGTTGTaatggccttatcggccttcgtgcgctaTATCTGCTTGACAGGATTAAATTACTATTTCtgcttatttttaatattttgctttattaggataaggtacgtatgagtgcccaactagggtatgagtcgcggcctacggagttgggtcgtgacacaaactATCACTGAGGAACAGGACACAAGCAGTATTGAAGGGGAGATACAACTATGCTCAGTCAAAGGGGCGAGCAAGGAACCAGCAGTGCGCAAATTGCAATTTTTCGATGCGGGTACATCTGCTCACCCAACACCGACTTCAGCTGACATCGTTCGTGGAAATCGCAGTGATGGTATGTCTCTAACCTATGTACCGCCGACTATTAAAGATGGAATAATAACAGTAACAATTGAGGAGGATGACCTTaaggatcaaaaggagcaatgGGATTCTGCACTAATTGGATACGTATTAGGGGATACACCTTATGCAAATCAAATGGAGGGATATGTAACTAGGGTTTAGAATTTTGTAACTAAACCGATGGTGTTAATGCATGATGAGGGTTACTATATCTACAAGTTCAAATCGATTCAGGACAAGGATAAGGTGTTGAAGGCTGGGCCTTACTATTTCAATAACAAGCCCCTAATTCTCAAACCATGGGAACTTGACTTCAATTTTGAGCAGGAGGCACTCAGTGTGATTCCAATTTGGGTGAAATTCCCTGGGTTACCAGTGGGGTACTGGTCACCTGAAGCTCTGAGCAAAATTGCTAGTTCTGTTGGGAAACCACTCTACACCGATGAATTCACAAATGTCGAGAAAATTTCATATGCCGATCTTGTGGAAATCGATGTATCCCAGACTTGCCTGATTTTTTGATTGTTGAAACCCCATCGTGACCTTGGAAACAATGTGCTATTACCTATGATTGGCAACCTAAATTTTGTAATGAGTGCATTAGATTTGGTCACGATGCATTTGAATGCTGGAATTATAAAGACTATGAAGAGATAAAGGCTGTTCATGAGGATGCGGGGCAGTTTCCTAAAAAGAGGATGAGGAAACCTAGGAAAAGGAAGCAACTAAGACAGGAATGGATTGCTACAACAACAAATCAGAGCCATGAGAATGCTAATGAAGGGACAACAACAGGGGGCAATAAGAGTGGTGGAGGAATTGTGCCACCAATTACGTGAGTAGGAATCCCTTGACTAAGCATGGAGCACAGGGGCATTGCACTAATATAGTGCCATCACTGGTGCAAAATCAGCAGAGGCCAGCTCAAAGACAGGGTAAGCAAGTGCAAAATGATACTCATGCTGTTGATGGTCATACTGGTCATAGCAATAGGGAGCAAGAGGAGGCGGGTCTGAGGCGCCGGGCATGCTTACAATTGGTTTCCACTCCATGATTATAGCAACATGGAACATAAGTGGGCTTGAATCAAGTCGATAAACAAAGAGTTGAAACTCTTTCTCGAATAAACATAAGATAGAGGTGTTTGGTTGTCTAGAAACAAGAGTAAGTGAGCAAGAGATCacaaaaaatatcaagaaagtGGCTAAGGATCGGAGCTCCCCGCCGCAACTACAACTATGCACCTAATGGAAGAATTTGGGTACTATGGCAAAAGACACCATGAATGTCACCGTATTAGATCTCAAAGAACAATTTATACATTGCTTAGTGGAGGATCTCGCTCACACAAACCACTAGAGATATCTTACAAAGGGTATATGCCAGAATGACCGTCAACATAGAGAGGTGGGTGGAATGAATTAAGCCGCCTATCATTGACAATGCACATACCCCGGATCCTATGTGGTGATTTTAACAATGTGCTTAGCTTCCGAGGATAGGATTGGCTTCACCAAGCATCTCGCTAAAATTGCAAGATTTCGTGCTTCACCGGACAATAAACAACTTACTCCTCTAAAAAGGCTCAAAAGGGCCGGCATTTTACCCGGTGTAACAAACAAATGGGTGACGATAGAGTGTACAAGAAGATTGATGTGGCCTTGGGGGATTTTCAAAGGATACAACAATTTGGACATGTGGAGGCTGAATACTTAAACCCATCAGTGTCTGATCACTCCCCAATACTTGTAAAGTGTGGCCAGCAAGTGAATCTGCATCTTAGACCTTTTAGATTTTATCCTAATGTCATGGAGCATCCTGGTTTTCATGACACATTGCTAGCTGTATGGCAACAAGGAAATGGAAGTCACACGCTGGAAAGTATTTGGAGGAAACTAAAAGAGGTGAAGGTGCAGCTGAAACATATAAATGCTTATATGGCATCTTACTCACAAAAACTGAGGTTGGCTAGGGAAAATCTTGATATTATTCAAAGGTGACGTAGCACAGACAATCTAGAATGTTCTGTGCTGattgaagaagagagaaagctCCTGCAAGAGATTGAGAAGTGGAGTATGGTGGAAGAGCAAGTGCTGAGACACAAGGCAAGAGCAACTTGGATAGAATGTGGTGATTCCAACTCCAAGTACTTTCATGCACAATGGAAAATCGTAACTAGGCCAAAATACCATTTCCTCTATCTATACCGATGCGGGGACTAAACTTTTCGAATTCGTACTTATTGAACATGTAGGAGTTTATATCTCGTGTTTTCAAAGTTTAATGGGTGATTGTGCAGCTGAACTACCATGTCTTAATATAGAAGTAGTTAGAGCTGGCAAATGCCttacaatccaacaacaaaggGCACTAATACAAGAGGTAACTGATGATGAAATTATTGAGGCCATAAAAAGTATGCCTAAGGAGAAAGCTCCAGGAGTGTATGGGTTTCCAATAGAATTTTTTACAAAGAATTGGGATACAGTTAAAGAGGATGTGCTGGCAGCAGTAAAACAGTTCTATGCAACTGGAGAACTTGCCCCTATGATCAACACCACTGCCATCACTTTAATACCCAAAATACCCTCCCCTACCAAACTAAAAGACTATAGACCTATTTCTTGTTGCACCACATTGTACAAAATCATTTCTAAAGTCCTAACTAGGAGAATTAAAACAGTCATTGCTGATTTAGTAGGGCCATCCCAATCAGCTTTTGTCGAAGGAAGAAGTATCTTTGACAATATTTTATTCAGtcatgaaatctttaaatgCTACACTAGGAAATGGATTTCTCCAAGGTGTGTACTTAAAGTGGACCTAAGGAAGGCTTATGATACTCTGGAATGGGGATTTCTAAGGCAAATGCTGAGCACTCTTGGGTTCCCTTCCAAGTTCACCCACTGGGTTATGACATGTGTGTCAACCGTGTCTTACTCTTTGATGCTTAATGCGAGGGTGACCGCACCTTTTCCGCAAAGAGGGGTATTAGGCAGGGAGATCCTATGTCTCCCTACCTCTTTGTGCTTGCAATGGAGTACTTGGGAAGAGAACTAAGTCAACTTGAGTTTAATGGGATTTAATTATCATCCAAGACGCAGTAGTTTCGAGGAGCACACATATCCGTTTTGCAGAGACGACCTTCTTATGTATCGGTGGTATTGATATTTCATCCATTAAATTAATGAATGCCGCATTCAAGAGATTCTCTAGAGTGTCTGGGCTTTGAAAATGCGTATAAGAGCTCCATTTACATTGTCAAGTTGTCGATCATACCAGATGTGAGATACCGGATGAACTCGTCTTCAATGTCAGTGCTTCCATTCAGTATACTTGGG
Coding sequences:
- the LOC132045832 gene encoding uncharacterized protein LOC132045832; translated protein: MGDDRVYKKIDVALGDFQRIQQFGHVEAEYLNPSVSDHSPILVKCGQQVNLHLRPFRFYPNVMEHPGFHDTLLAVWQQGNGSHTLESIWRKLKEVKVQLKHINAYMASYSQKLSTDNLECSVLIEEERKLLQEIEKWSMVEEQVLRHKARATWIECGDSNSNLMGDCAAELPCLNIEVVRAGKCLTIQQQRALIQEVTDDEIIEAIKSMPKEKAPGVYGFPIEFFTKNWDTVKEDVLAAVKQFYATGELAPMINTTAITLIPKIPSPTKLKDYRPISCCTTLYKIISKVLTRRIKTVIADLVGPSQSAFVEGRSIFDNILFSHEIFKCYTRKWISPRCVLKVDLRKAYDTLEWGFLRQMLSTLGFPSKFTHWVMTCVSTVSYSLMLNARVTAPFPQRGVLGREILCLPTSLCLQWSTWEEN